The region TTCTTTCATGGCTTAGCGACTACTTTCTAGAAAATAAATTCCTGTCTGTTGACAATGTTCTAAGGCAGGATGAATACGCGGTTTTTAGTCGTCACCTAATTAACTGTAACCTGTTCGCTCGTAATCCCTTCAGTCAGTTACCTTTTCTCTATCACCCTGGTGATATTTTAGTGGCTGGCTTGACACTGGATGTATTAACTTTCTTTGATATTCCTCTAGCTGACGAAAACATTTTTCTACATTGTAAAAGCATGATGAATGCATGTTATATGCGGTTTGTACCAGAGCAGTATGTTTGGGTAAAAAACCTAGAGCGTTCCGTCCAGGACTTTAAATATTCCGGTAATTTTTCAAGAAATGCTGCTGAGGTTGAACGCTCAGAGAGGTTTTACGTAAATAATTTTTTGCCTTTAGATTCTAAAAGACTGGGGTTTGTATGGCGTAAGCATAAAGAGGTATATTTCAATAAAGGCTGGTCTAGTCTCTATCAACCCTTTGATTGGATTGGTTTATACTCCAAGTACATTTGTAATAAGAATAGCTCTTATCCTTTCATCTGGTATTTAAGATTATTACAAATAACGCTGATGAAGCTTTATTTCTTTTTCAGAACTCAACTGCTTAAGTTGCCTTTTGTGCGTAAAATTGCATATCGCTTATTTGTAAAGAGGGGAAGTTAATGAAAGGTTTTATATCTACTCCGCAAAGCAGGACGACTTTTGCGGAAGTCTTAGACTCCAGAAATTTGATCAAGGAGTTTATTCGAAGAGATTTTAATGTTCGCTATAAACAGACTAGCTTAGGCGTTTTATGGGCAATTATAAATCCAGGTGTAAATATACTCCTATACTTGTTTGTGTTCGGATTACTTGTTAAAGTCCCCACGCCAGAATATAACGCGCCTTACGCTGCTGTTTTAATATCCGGAATCCTTTTCTGGAATCTATTTGCTACCAGCATGATGGCTGCAAGTGATGCCATAATAAATAACATCCATCTTTTAACAAAAGTATATTTCCCTAGGATTTCGCTATGTATAGCGAGTGTATTTGTGGCTTTCATTGATTTTGTTATAGCATTCATTGTTTTTATTCCGCTAGCAATTTTTTATGGTGTTCATTTTGATTTTTCACGCCTCCTCTTCCTTATTCCATGCATAGCTATTACTCTTATGCTCGGATGTGGTGTAGGTTGTTTTATGGCGATTTTAAAATTACGGTTTCGTGATTTACGTCATGTGCTGCCGTTAGCGACGCAGGCTCTGTTTTTCGCTTCTCCGGTAGTATACACGCTTACAATAGTGCCGAAAGAATTCCACCAATATTATTCATTTAACCCCATGACAGGTATTGTTGCTCTTTCACGTTGGGCCTTGCTTGGGGGTGATAGCATTAATATTTCTACTATATTGTATAGCTTTGTTACTGCTATTGTTTTAGTCATCTTTGGTGTGTACTACTTTATCAAAAATGATAGATTAATTGCGGATTACGAATGATTACTTTTGAATCTGTTACACGCGAATTCAGTGTTGGAAATTACCAACACAGTACTCTTAAAGAGCTTTTTTCTTTTAGCAAAAAGCGTCCTCAACCCGGGAAAATTTACCGCGCTGTAGACGACGTCTCCTTTTCTATTACGCCAGGCCAAGCAGTTGGGGTTCTGGGGCGAAATGGGGCTGGTAAGTCTACCCTGCTCAAGCTTTTGACCCGGATCATCGCACCCAGTTCTGGGAAGATAACTGTCGATGGTTCTATTTCCTGTCTGCTGGAAGTTGGTGCAGGATTTCACCATGAGCTTTCAGGTTACGAGAATATTTTTCTTAGCGGTTCTATATTAGGTATGAGTCGCAAGGAAATTGAAACAAAACTTGAAAGTATCATTGAATTTGCTGAGGTTAGAGACTTCATTTACGAGCCTGTGAAATATTATTCCTCAGGTATGTACGTCAGGCTTGCCTTTTCAATTGGTGTACATCTGGATTCCGAGATTTTGGTCATCGATGAAGCTTTAGCTGTGGGTGATGCTAATTTTCAGGCCAAATGTCTGAAAAAAATAAATGAAGTAAAAGCAAGTGGAAAA is a window of Pantoea rwandensis DNA encoding:
- a CDS encoding WavE lipopolysaccharide synthesis family protein, which translates into the protein MHPENLISPSEVSFIIQGGVLNTSRELDKEFIFNLNLILKNFPESEIIVSTWKADDVIEDNLMTTYSGVKFLFNDDVGSISKNVDGVKVVSNVNRMLVSSLNGLRCATKKYSIKMRTDSYFYNDNILSWLSDYFLENKFLSVDNVLRQDEYAVFSRHLINCNLFARNPFSQLPFLYHPGDILVAGLTLDVLTFFDIPLADENIFLHCKSMMNACYMRFVPEQYVWVKNLERSVQDFKYSGNFSRNAAEVERSERFYVNNFLPLDSKRLGFVWRKHKEVYFNKGWSSLYQPFDWIGLYSKYICNKNSSYPFIWYLRLLQITLMKLYFFFRTQLLKLPFVRKIAYRLFVKRGS
- a CDS encoding ABC transporter permease, with translation MKGFISTPQSRTTFAEVLDSRNLIKEFIRRDFNVRYKQTSLGVLWAIINPGVNILLYLFVFGLLVKVPTPEYNAPYAAVLISGILFWNLFATSMMAASDAIINNIHLLTKVYFPRISLCIASVFVAFIDFVIAFIVFIPLAIFYGVHFDFSRLLFLIPCIAITLMLGCGVGCFMAILKLRFRDLRHVLPLATQALFFASPVVYTLTIVPKEFHQYYSFNPMTGIVALSRWALLGGDSINISTILYSFVTAIVLVIFGVYYFIKNDRLIADYE
- a CDS encoding ABC transporter ATP-binding protein, with translation MITFESVTREFSVGNYQHSTLKELFSFSKKRPQPGKIYRAVDDVSFSITPGQAVGVLGRNGAGKSTLLKLLTRIIAPSSGKITVDGSISCLLEVGAGFHHELSGYENIFLSGSILGMSRKEIETKLESIIEFAEVRDFIYEPVKYYSSGMYVRLAFSIGVHLDSEILVIDEALAVGDANFQAKCLKKINEVKASGKTIFFVSHNVNQVENICDACLVMEKGQLIYQGETTQAVEIYNQLIK